One window of Anaerohalosphaeraceae bacterium genomic DNA carries:
- a CDS encoding glycoside hydrolase family 125 protein, whose product MIRLEAVSRLIQWTALLGWMAGGVSHAAEQYVSRRPPLEKRTFVSEAVEETIRQVKPQIRDPKLAWMFENCFPNTLDTTVDFEIIDGKPDTFIITGDIDAMWLRDSTCQVWPYMPLIQKDAKLRQLIAGLIRRQTKCVLLDPYANAFYKDMNRPSHWASDRPAPGPGIHERKWEVDSLCYVIRLAHEYWRQTGDMSCFDADWDRAMRLIVSTFKTEQRKDGQSPYRFIRVTSRMTDAPVFDGTGQPMRPVGMIASMFRPSDDATVLPFLIPSNLFAVQSLRQVAEIYEKGRMDKAFARECRQLADEVEKAVLKWGTAKHLQFGTIYAYEADGFGNVLFMDDSNVPSLLSLPYLGICRPKDPLYQRTRKFLLSEWNPWYLKGKAAEGAGSPHTGKTHIWPMGIILRGLTSQDPQEIRMCLHLLKTTDADTGFMHEAFHKDNPNDFTRHWFAWANTLFGELILKVYHEYPDLLKLEEI is encoded by the coding sequence GATTCAATGGACGGCCTTGCTGGGATGGATGGCGGGCGGGGTTTCGCATGCGGCTGAACAATATGTTTCCCGCCGTCCGCCCCTGGAAAAGCGAACCTTTGTGAGCGAGGCGGTGGAGGAGACGATTCGTCAGGTCAAACCGCAGATTCGCGACCCCAAACTGGCCTGGATGTTTGAGAATTGTTTTCCGAACACTCTCGATACAACCGTGGATTTTGAAATCATCGATGGAAAACCTGACACCTTCATTATTACGGGCGATATTGATGCGATGTGGCTGCGGGATTCGACCTGTCAGGTCTGGCCCTATATGCCGCTGATTCAGAAAGATGCCAAGCTGCGTCAGCTGATTGCCGGACTGATCCGTCGGCAGACGAAATGTGTTCTGCTGGACCCCTATGCGAATGCGTTTTACAAGGATATGAATCGTCCCTCTCACTGGGCGTCGGACCGTCCGGCTCCGGGCCCGGGGATTCATGAACGCAAATGGGAGGTGGATTCGCTGTGCTATGTGATTCGGCTGGCGCATGAATATTGGCGGCAAACGGGAGATATGTCCTGTTTTGATGCCGACTGGGACCGGGCGATGCGGCTGATTGTCTCCACTTTTAAAACGGAGCAGCGAAAGGATGGACAAAGCCCATACCGGTTCATCCGGGTTACGTCCCGAATGACCGATGCGCCGGTCTTTGACGGGACGGGCCAGCCGATGCGTCCGGTGGGAATGATTGCCTCGATGTTCCGTCCTTCGGATGACGCAACAGTTCTGCCGTTTCTGATTCCGTCGAATCTGTTTGCGGTCCAGTCGCTTCGTCAGGTTGCGGAGATTTACGAAAAAGGGCGAATGGATAAGGCGTTTGCGCGGGAGTGCAGGCAGCTGGCCGACGAAGTGGAAAAGGCCGTTTTGAAATGGGGAACGGCCAAACATCTGCAGTTCGGGACGATTTATGCCTATGAGGCGGACGGATTCGGCAATGTCCTGTTTATGGATGATTCGAATGTGCCCAGTCTGCTGTCGCTGCCGTATCTGGGCATCTGCCGTCCGAAAGACCCGCTGTATCAGCGGACGCGAAAGTTTCTTTTGAGTGAGTGGAATCCCTGGTATCTGAAAGGCAAAGCCGCCGAAGGGGCCGGCAGCCCGCATACCGGCAAGACGCATATCTGGCCGATGGGCATCATTCTGCGCGGGCTGACCAGTCAGGACCCGCAGGAGATTCGGATGTGTCTGCATCTGCTAAAAACCACGGATGCCGATACGGGATTTATGCATGAGGCCTTCCACAAAGACAATCCAAACGATTTCACCCGTCATTGGTTCGCCTGGGCCAATACGCTCTTCGGCGAACTGATTCTGAAGGTGTATCACGAATATCCGGACCTGCTGAAACTGGAAGAGATTTGA